In Microbacterium sp. AB, a single genomic region encodes these proteins:
- the trxB gene encoding thioredoxin-disulfide reductase, translated as MRQLIIIGSGPAGFTAAVYAARANLQPLLIASSVEVGGELMNTTEVENFPGFPEGIMGPELMQKMQEQAERFGTEVRYDDVTSLDLSGDVKKVTLGGGAVEEAQAVIFATGSAYRRLGLPGEDRLSGHGVSWCATCDGFFFREKEIAVVGGGDSAMEEATFLTKFASKVFVIHRRDTLKASKIMQERARANEKIEFVWNAEVADVLGESAVDGVTLRDTVTGETRDLKIDGLFVAIGNDPRTHLVHGQLDLTPEGTIAVDGRSSRTSVRGVFAAGDVIDPTYRQAVTAAASGTVAALDAEHFLASLGDAGEPAPAEDQLVEA; from the coding sequence GTGCGACAGCTCATCATCATCGGTTCCGGCCCCGCAGGTTTCACGGCGGCCGTCTACGCGGCGCGCGCGAACCTGCAGCCGCTCCTCATCGCCAGCTCCGTCGAGGTCGGCGGCGAGCTCATGAACACCACCGAGGTCGAGAACTTCCCCGGCTTCCCCGAGGGGATCATGGGGCCCGAGCTGATGCAGAAGATGCAGGAGCAGGCCGAGCGGTTCGGCACGGAGGTGCGATACGACGACGTCACGTCGCTCGACCTCTCGGGCGACGTCAAGAAGGTCACGCTCGGCGGCGGCGCCGTCGAGGAGGCTCAGGCCGTGATCTTCGCGACCGGTTCCGCGTATCGCCGTCTCGGCCTCCCGGGCGAGGACCGTCTCTCGGGCCACGGAGTGTCCTGGTGCGCGACCTGCGACGGCTTCTTCTTCCGCGAGAAGGAGATCGCGGTCGTCGGCGGCGGCGACTCGGCGATGGAGGAGGCGACGTTCCTCACGAAGTTCGCCTCGAAGGTGTTCGTCATCCACCGCCGCGACACCCTCAAGGCCTCGAAGATCATGCAGGAGCGCGCCCGGGCGAACGAGAAGATCGAGTTCGTCTGGAACGCGGAGGTCGCCGACGTGCTCGGCGAGTCGGCGGTCGACGGTGTCACCCTGCGCGACACCGTCACGGGCGAGACGCGCGACCTGAAGATCGACGGCCTGTTCGTCGCGATCGGCAACGACCCCCGTACCCACCTCGTGCACGGTCAGCTCGACCTGACCCCCGAGGGCACGATCGCGGTCGACGGCCGTTCGTCCCGGACCTCCGTCCGCGGAGTCTTCGCCGCCGGCGACGTCATCGACCCGACCTACCGCCAGGCCGTGACGGCCGCGGCGTCGGGGACGGTCGCGGCGCTCGACGCCGAGCACTTCCTCGCCTCCCTCGGCGACGCGGGAGAGCCCGCGCCGGCAGAGGACCAGCTGGTCGAGGCCTGA
- a CDS encoding SDR family oxidoreductase, with the protein MAPQRTDTDTDTAPGGDDPRESVPSGPFPAQEQPRQPGLTDDMTPAPDHGERTWVGRGRLIGRRALITGGDSGIGRAIAIAYAREGADIAIAYQPEEIDDANETRRLVEAEGRVFAAFPVDLTSEEETVDLVRAAREALGGIDILIPNAAYQRQRDGIESLEVEEIERVFRTNLVSPLVLAREAVRDMPEGGSIIVSTSIQASDPSPGLIDYAMTKAALVAYTQALAQELAERGIRVNAVAPGPIWTPLIPATGFPADKVSHFGEDTPLGRAGQPAELAGAYVYLASDESTYVTGAVLPVTGGRPF; encoded by the coding sequence ATGGCTCCCCAGCGCACCGACACCGACACCGACACCGCACCCGGAGGCGACGACCCGCGCGAGTCCGTGCCATCCGGCCCGTTCCCGGCGCAGGAGCAGCCTCGGCAGCCGGGCCTGACCGATGACATGACGCCCGCGCCGGATCACGGAGAGCGGACGTGGGTGGGACGCGGGCGTCTCATCGGCCGCAGGGCGCTCATCACCGGCGGAGACTCCGGTATCGGCCGCGCGATCGCGATCGCCTACGCGCGCGAGGGCGCCGACATCGCGATCGCCTATCAGCCGGAGGAGATCGACGACGCGAACGAGACGCGCCGGCTCGTCGAGGCGGAGGGACGCGTGTTCGCCGCCTTCCCCGTCGACCTCACCTCCGAGGAGGAGACCGTCGATCTCGTGCGCGCGGCGCGTGAGGCGCTCGGCGGCATCGACATCCTCATCCCCAACGCGGCCTATCAGCGCCAGCGCGACGGGATCGAGTCGCTCGAGGTCGAGGAGATCGAGCGCGTCTTCCGCACCAACCTCGTCTCGCCGCTGGTGCTCGCTCGCGAGGCCGTCCGCGACATGCCCGAGGGCGGATCGATCATCGTGTCGACGTCGATCCAGGCGTCGGACCCCTCCCCCGGCCTCATCGACTACGCCATGACGAAGGCCGCGCTCGTCGCCTACACGCAGGCGCTCGCGCAGGAGCTCGCCGAGCGGGGCATCCGCGTCAACGCGGTGGCTCCCGGGCCGATCTGGACCCCGCTCATCCCCGCGACGGGCTTCCCCGCCGACAAGGTCTCCCACTTCGGCGAGGACACGCCCCTGGGGCGGGCCGGGCAGCCCGCCGAGCTCGCGGGAGCCTACGTATACCTCGCGAGCGACGAGTCGACGTACGTGACCGGAGCCGTGCTGCCCGTCACGGGCGGACGGCCCTTCTGA
- the trxA gene encoding thioredoxin encodes MSNVKATTSATFEQDVLQADGPVLVDFWAAWCGPCRMVAPVLDEIQSENPEKITILKLNVDENPDLAAKYQITSIPAMKVFKDGEVASTIIGAKPKFALEQDLAPYLA; translated from the coding sequence ATGAGCAACGTCAAGGCCACCACGTCGGCCACCTTCGAGCAGGATGTGCTGCAGGCCGACGGCCCGGTGCTCGTCGACTTCTGGGCAGCCTGGTGCGGTCCGTGCCGCATGGTCGCTCCGGTCCTCGACGAGATCCAGTCGGAGAACCCCGAGAAGATCACGATCCTCAAGCTCAACGTGGACGAGAACCCCGACCTCGCCGCGAAGTACCAGATCACGTCGATCCCGGCGATGAAGGTCTTCAAGGACGGTGAGGTCGCGTCGACCATCATCGGCGCCAAGCCGAAGTTCGCGCTCGAGCAGGACCTCGCGCCCTACCTCGCGTAG
- a CDS encoding LysR family transcriptional regulator — MNLEQLRAFVEVSRHGHFTRAAESLRLAQPSLSRQISTLEQDLGSELFHRARGHISLTAAGETLLPLAKRMLADADAVRREMAELAGLRRGRVRLGATPSLCTSLVTEVISAFHGAHPGIGIEIVERGSRGLDAELAEGALDLALVTTSTAVSGSLRRTALLTEDLVVVSSASRPPLAAGASLVLAELAELPQIVFHRSYDLRATTEAAFQAAGLSPSVVLEGPEMDAVLRFVERGIGVAVVPAMVALGRPELRVTRLAEPRLTRTVSLAHRSDVTPTRAAAALSDAIVATADRLAEEGVVVRAA, encoded by the coding sequence ATGAACCTCGAACAGCTGAGAGCGTTCGTCGAGGTCTCCCGGCACGGGCACTTCACGCGCGCGGCGGAGTCGCTGCGTCTCGCCCAGCCCTCGCTCAGCCGGCAGATCTCGACCCTCGAGCAGGACCTCGGCTCGGAGCTCTTCCACCGTGCCCGCGGCCACATCTCGCTGACGGCGGCGGGCGAGACGCTGCTGCCCCTCGCCAAGCGCATGCTCGCCGACGCCGACGCCGTCCGCCGCGAGATGGCGGAGCTCGCGGGGCTGCGCAGGGGCCGCGTGCGGCTGGGGGCCACGCCGAGCCTGTGCACGAGCCTCGTCACGGAGGTCATCAGCGCCTTCCACGGCGCGCATCCGGGGATCGGGATCGAGATCGTCGAGCGCGGTTCGCGCGGGCTCGACGCGGAGCTCGCCGAGGGGGCTCTGGATCTCGCCCTCGTCACGACGTCGACGGCGGTGTCCGGGAGCCTCCGCCGCACGGCCCTCCTCACCGAGGACCTCGTCGTCGTGTCGTCCGCGAGCCGCCCGCCCCTCGCCGCGGGGGCCTCCCTCGTGCTCGCCGAGCTCGCGGAGCTGCCCCAGATCGTCTTCCACCGCAGCTACGACCTGCGCGCCACGACCGAGGCCGCGTTCCAGGCGGCGGGCCTGTCGCCCTCCGTCGTGCTCGAAGGGCCGGAGATGGACGCCGTGCTGCGCTTCGTCGAGCGGGGCATCGGGGTCGCCGTGGTCCCGGCCATGGTCGCGCTCGGGCGGCCGGAGCTGCGCGTCACGCGTCTCGCGGAGCCGAGGCTCACCCGCACCGTGAGCCTCGCGCACCGCTCGGACGTCACGCCCACGCGCGCCGCGGCGGCCCTGAGCGACGCGATCGTCGCCACGGCCGACCGGCTCGCGGAGGAGGGCGTGGTCGTGAGGGCGGCGTGA
- a CDS encoding DUF6049 family protein, giving the protein MTQRRTAVPPRRPRRLVAPAAVVAFVALLGAAPPAAAETADPTQPARQLSNAAKESADDTEDAVGVPAEAEEDDSTRPSLALLPANEGVVGASDDLVATLTIENPGTAQLAAGSIELSIGASALSDRSALDGWLASGEGDPALTSLQTASTAAIAGGGSITTSVSVPEDAEGLQDLGAGVYPLQATYTSGSATLQASSVVVVASDERAPVAVVVPVTAPVTSGGLLTAEELTALTGADGALGRLLGAVTGTGAVLAIDPAVPAAIRALGSSAPGPALEWLSRLERLPNERFALQFGDADVAAQVQAGVTDLLAPTSLRAYESGEDFEQAVETPTPTATPQPDEASAYPSLDELLAIGEETATAYWPVEGAAGADVVDALNADGAVTLIPSTTTAEGADGTSVAARAEGALVYDDAVSDALSAAALDDDDRESELVATSAALWFASREVGDGPLLVALDRTTYPADDTATDAPGRTEESLRDALEVVTRNASVDTRSLTDLLAATPQDVTVSDAAPVEERTAAVSSLTAADAPLAQTATALDEPELLTGQARAETLQLLAVGWSEDLDRWRSALAAHAETTAARIDGVGVSVSDQVQLLSAEAPLPVWVRNDLAWPITVVLQVEPNDARIDVQERIEIEVPAGSNPRSEIPVESRIGSGEVQLSVTLLTTSGQQLGPVQTMDVTVRADWERIGLGALIGLIVLLVVGGVVRTVLRRRRAHADEDADGEESDAADEGGQDHGKKVASDE; this is encoded by the coding sequence ATGACGCAACGCCGCACGGCCGTGCCCCCGAGGCGCCCCCGGCGCCTCGTCGCGCCCGCGGCGGTCGTCGCGTTCGTCGCCCTGCTGGGCGCAGCCCCTCCCGCCGCCGCCGAGACCGCGGACCCCACGCAGCCCGCGCGCCAGCTGTCGAACGCCGCGAAGGAGAGCGCGGACGACACGGAGGACGCCGTCGGCGTCCCCGCGGAGGCGGAGGAGGACGACTCCACCCGCCCGTCGCTCGCGCTGCTCCCCGCGAACGAGGGCGTCGTGGGCGCGTCCGACGACCTGGTCGCCACGCTCACGATCGAGAACCCGGGCACCGCGCAGCTCGCGGCCGGCTCGATCGAGCTCAGCATCGGGGCATCCGCCCTCTCCGACCGGTCGGCGCTCGACGGCTGGCTCGCGAGCGGCGAGGGCGATCCCGCGCTCACGTCGCTGCAGACGGCGTCGACCGCCGCGATCGCGGGCGGCGGCTCGATCACGACGAGCGTCTCGGTGCCCGAGGACGCCGAGGGCCTTCAAGACCTGGGAGCGGGCGTGTACCCGTTGCAGGCGACGTACACCTCGGGAAGCGCGACGCTGCAGGCGTCGAGCGTCGTCGTGGTCGCCTCGGACGAGCGCGCCCCCGTCGCCGTCGTCGTCCCCGTCACGGCTCCCGTGACGAGCGGTGGCCTCCTCACGGCGGAGGAGCTCACCGCCCTCACGGGCGCGGACGGCGCGCTCGGCCGGCTGCTCGGCGCCGTCACGGGCACGGGCGCGGTGCTCGCGATCGATCCGGCCGTCCCCGCCGCGATCCGCGCGCTCGGATCATCCGCCCCCGGCCCGGCGCTCGAATGGCTCTCGCGTCTCGAGCGCCTGCCGAACGAGCGCTTCGCCCTCCAGTTCGGCGACGCCGACGTGGCCGCGCAGGTGCAGGCGGGCGTCACGGACCTTCTCGCGCCGACGAGCCTGCGGGCGTACGAGAGCGGCGAGGACTTCGAGCAGGCCGTCGAGACGCCGACCCCGACCGCGACGCCCCAGCCGGACGAGGCCTCCGCGTACCCCTCTCTCGACGAGCTGCTCGCGATCGGCGAGGAGACGGCGACCGCCTACTGGCCCGTCGAGGGCGCCGCCGGCGCCGACGTCGTGGACGCGCTGAACGCGGACGGGGCCGTCACCCTCATCCCGTCGACGACGACCGCGGAGGGAGCGGACGGCACGAGCGTCGCCGCCCGCGCCGAGGGGGCTCTCGTCTACGACGACGCGGTGTCCGACGCGCTGAGCGCCGCGGCGCTCGACGACGACGACCGCGAGTCGGAGCTGGTCGCGACCTCCGCGGCGCTGTGGTTCGCCTCCCGCGAGGTCGGCGACGGGCCGCTGCTCGTCGCGCTCGACCGGACGACGTACCCCGCCGACGACACGGCCACGGACGCGCCCGGACGCACGGAGGAGAGCCTGCGCGACGCCCTGGAGGTCGTCACGCGCAACGCGTCGGTCGACACGCGGTCTCTCACGGACCTGCTCGCCGCGACGCCGCAGGACGTCACGGTGTCGGATGCCGCACCCGTCGAGGAGCGGACGGCCGCCGTGTCGTCGCTGACCGCCGCCGATGCGCCGCTCGCCCAGACCGCCACCGCGCTCGACGAGCCCGAGCTGCTCACCGGGCAGGCCCGCGCCGAGACGCTGCAGCTGCTCGCCGTCGGATGGTCGGAGGACCTCGACCGCTGGCGCTCCGCGCTCGCGGCGCACGCCGAGACGACGGCGGCGCGCATCGACGGCGTCGGCGTCAGCGTCTCGGACCAGGTGCAGCTGCTCAGCGCCGAGGCGCCGCTGCCCGTGTGGGTGCGCAACGACCTCGCGTGGCCCATCACCGTCGTGCTGCAGGTCGAGCCGAACGACGCGCGCATCGACGTGCAGGAGCGCATCGAGATCGAGGTGCCCGCCGGAAGCAACCCGCGCTCCGAGATCCCCGTCGAGTCGCGCATCGGCAGCGGCGAGGTCCAGCTCTCCGTGACGCTGCTCACGACGTCCGGCCAGCAGCTCGGTCCGGTCCAGACGATGGACGTGACGGTCCGCGCGGACTGGGAGCGCATCGGGCTCGGAGCCCTCATCGGGCTCATCGTGCTCCTCGTGGTCGGGGGCGTCGTCCGCACCGTGCTGCGCCGCCGACGCGCGCACGCGGACGAGGACGCCGATGGCGAGGAGTCGGATGCCGCGGACGAGGGCGGTCAGGACCACGGGAAGAAGGTCGCCTCGGATGAGTAG
- a CDS encoding L-aspartate oxidase encodes MTRSKALERRLSTTVLVIGTGGSGLRAAIEVAEHGVDVLAVGKRPRQDAHTSLAAGGINAALGTMDAEDSWQQHAADTIKESYLLANPHTVEIVAQGAEEGIRDLERYGMDFAREDDGRISQRFFGAHTYRRTAFAGDYTGLEIQRSLVGRTEQLDIPILDTVYITRILVNDNTVFGAYGFDLVDGTRYLIHADAVILAAGGHNRIWRRTSSRRDENTGDAFRLAVEAGARLRDPELVQFHPSGILEPENAAGTLISEAARGEGGILRNALGERFMARYDPERMELSTRDRVALAAYTEIKEGRGTANGGIWLDVSHLPRETIMTRLPRVYQTMLELQMLDITKEPIEIAPTAHYSMGGVWVRPDDHGTDVDGLYAIGEASSGLHGANRLGGNSLIELLVFGRIVGQAAIAHSAGLDAQRRSAEAVAEARAEIDELLAADGTENVRALQRAIRDTMTEHAGVVRDEAGLTAGLAELDAIEARIADVGIHPDIAGFQDLAHAFDLKSSALAARATLEAARERRETRGCHNRSDYPDLDPSLQVNLVWSPRTGVVRESIPPVPDEIAALMQDVDTTGKLVE; translated from the coding sequence ATGACTCGATCGAAGGCGCTCGAACGCCGGCTCTCCACGACCGTCCTCGTCATCGGGACGGGGGGATCGGGCCTCCGCGCCGCGATCGAGGTCGCGGAGCACGGCGTCGACGTCCTCGCCGTCGGAAAGCGCCCGCGTCAGGACGCCCACACGTCTCTCGCGGCGGGCGGGATCAACGCCGCGCTCGGCACGATGGACGCCGAGGACAGCTGGCAGCAGCACGCGGCCGACACCATCAAGGAGAGCTACCTCCTCGCGAACCCGCACACGGTCGAGATCGTCGCGCAGGGCGCCGAGGAGGGCATCCGCGACCTGGAGCGCTACGGGATGGACTTCGCCCGCGAGGACGACGGCCGCATCTCGCAGCGGTTCTTCGGCGCGCACACGTACCGGCGCACGGCGTTCGCGGGCGACTACACGGGCCTGGAGATCCAGCGGTCGCTCGTGGGCCGCACCGAGCAGCTCGACATCCCGATCCTCGACACCGTCTACATCACGCGCATCCTCGTGAACGACAACACGGTCTTCGGCGCCTACGGCTTCGACCTCGTCGACGGGACGCGGTACCTCATCCACGCCGACGCCGTGATCCTCGCCGCGGGCGGCCACAACCGGATCTGGCGGCGGACGTCGTCCCGCCGCGACGAGAACACGGGCGACGCGTTCCGACTCGCCGTCGAGGCCGGGGCGCGACTGCGCGACCCGGAGCTCGTCCAGTTCCATCCCTCGGGCATCCTCGAGCCCGAGAACGCGGCGGGCACCCTCATCTCCGAGGCGGCGCGCGGCGAGGGCGGCATCCTCCGCAACGCCCTCGGCGAGCGCTTCATGGCGAGGTACGACCCCGAGCGGATGGAGCTCTCCACGCGCGACCGCGTCGCTCTGGCCGCCTACACGGAGATCAAGGAGGGCCGCGGCACCGCGAACGGCGGCATCTGGCTCGACGTGTCGCACCTTCCCCGCGAGACGATCATGACGCGCCTGCCGCGCGTCTACCAGACGATGCTCGAGCTGCAGATGCTCGACATCACGAAGGAGCCCATCGAGATCGCCCCCACCGCGCATTACTCCATGGGCGGTGTCTGGGTCCGCCCCGACGACCACGGCACCGACGTCGACGGCCTCTACGCGATCGGCGAGGCGTCGAGCGGCCTGCACGGCGCCAATCGGCTGGGCGGGAACTCGCTCATCGAGCTCCTCGTCTTCGGGCGCATCGTCGGGCAGGCGGCGATCGCGCACTCGGCGGGCCTCGATGCGCAGCGCCGATCGGCGGAGGCCGTCGCCGAGGCCAGGGCGGAGATCGACGAGCTCCTCGCGGCGGACGGGACCGAGAACGTCCGCGCCCTGCAGCGGGCCATCCGCGACACCATGACTGAGCACGCGGGCGTCGTCCGCGACGAGGCCGGCCTGACCGCGGGCCTCGCCGAGCTCGACGCGATCGAGGCGCGGATCGCCGACGTCGGCATCCATCCCGACATCGCCGGCTTCCAGGACCTCGCCCACGCGTTCGACCTCAAGTCGTCCGCCCTCGCCGCCCGCGCGACGCTCGAGGCCGCGCGGGAGCGCCGCGAGACCCGCGGCTGCCACAACCGCAGCGACTACCCCGACCTCGATCCGTCCCTTCAGGTGAACCTCGTGTGGTCGCCGAGGACGGGCGTCGTCCGCGAGAGCATCCCGCCCGTGCCGGACGAGATCGCCGCCCTCATGCAGGACGTCGACACGACGGGCAAGCTCGTCGAGTAG
- a CDS encoding DUF7218 family protein: MPNPSIKDEELYEELRDDGASAEKAARIANAAARDGRKAVGRRGGKAEDYEERTVPELRKRAREIGITGYSRLRKDELIERLRNH, translated from the coding sequence ATGCCGAACCCGAGCATCAAGGACGAGGAGCTGTACGAGGAGCTCCGCGACGACGGCGCCTCCGCCGAGAAGGCGGCCCGCATCGCGAACGCCGCGGCGCGGGATGGCCGGAAGGCCGTGGGAAGGCGCGGCGGGAAGGCCGAAGACTACGAGGAGCGCACCGTTCCCGAGCTGCGCAAGCGGGCGCGGGAGATCGGCATCACCGGGTATTCGAGGCTGCGCAAGGACGAGCTCATCGAGCGGCTCCGCAACCACTGA
- the murJ gene encoding murein biosynthesis integral membrane protein MurJ codes for MSSLGRSSALIAAGTLASRVTGLVRSIVLASAIGAIGQASDAFTAANQLPNNVYMVISTGILTAVIVPQIVAWSARDDGGGSHISKLMTLGAVVLVGATVVAMLLVWPLVWLYSSRFSPDQLALAVAFAYWCLPQVFFYGMFALLGETLNARRVFGPYAWAPIVNNVVSISGFLVFIAVFGGDRTALSEWQTADGAWNLPMIAALGGIATLGIVAQTAVLAFFWRRTGLSLRPDFQWRGIGLRAVGTLAGWTFLMMLVGQLVSMYQQTTISGASGDDAATTVWFNAWLVFMLPYSVIVMSIGTPYFTQISEHAAAGRDDDVRRDIGRAIRILGLLCVLAATAVMVAAVPASRLFTNQTDHAVAAAPVLVGFLIGLVPLAVQFVIQRTFYAYGDTRTPFWFTVFQGALSVGFATIAFALFRSEELLGLLTPAIAAGQSLSSLAQVILASWLLRRRLGPLGMGSSIWALVRFTLAALPAAAAGYGVYVLAGASEGWMAADKLWAVLACLLIGAVVAAVYVVVLALFRAPELKALTALARGRLGR; via the coding sequence ATGAGTAGTCTCGGCCGCTCCAGCGCGCTCATCGCGGCCGGCACGCTCGCCTCGCGCGTGACGGGGCTCGTCCGGTCGATCGTGCTGGCCAGCGCGATCGGCGCCATCGGGCAGGCGAGCGACGCGTTCACGGCGGCCAACCAGCTGCCCAACAACGTCTACATGGTGATCTCGACGGGCATCCTGACGGCCGTCATCGTCCCGCAGATCGTCGCCTGGAGCGCCCGCGACGACGGCGGCGGCTCGCACATCTCCAAGCTCATGACCCTCGGCGCCGTCGTGCTCGTCGGCGCGACGGTCGTCGCGATGCTCCTCGTCTGGCCGCTCGTCTGGCTGTACTCCAGCAGGTTCAGCCCCGACCAGCTGGCCCTCGCCGTCGCGTTCGCGTACTGGTGCCTGCCGCAGGTGTTCTTCTACGGCATGTTCGCGCTGCTGGGCGAGACGCTGAACGCACGCCGGGTGTTCGGGCCGTACGCCTGGGCGCCGATCGTCAACAACGTCGTGTCGATCTCCGGCTTCCTCGTCTTCATCGCGGTCTTCGGCGGCGACCGCACGGCGCTGTCGGAGTGGCAGACCGCGGACGGCGCCTGGAACCTGCCCATGATCGCGGCGCTCGGCGGCATCGCGACCCTCGGCATCGTCGCGCAGACGGCGGTCCTGGCCTTCTTCTGGCGGCGCACCGGCCTGAGCCTGCGCCCCGACTTCCAGTGGCGGGGGATCGGCCTGCGCGCGGTCGGGACGCTGGCCGGGTGGACGTTCCTCATGATGCTCGTCGGGCAGCTCGTGTCGATGTACCAGCAGACGACGATCTCGGGCGCATCGGGCGACGACGCCGCCACGACGGTGTGGTTCAACGCGTGGCTCGTGTTCATGCTGCCGTACTCCGTCATCGTCATGTCGATCGGGACGCCGTACTTCACGCAGATCAGCGAGCACGCCGCCGCCGGTCGCGACGACGACGTCCGCCGGGACATCGGCCGCGCCATCCGCATCCTCGGGCTGCTCTGCGTCCTGGCGGCGACCGCGGTCATGGTCGCCGCCGTCCCGGCCTCGCGCCTGTTCACGAACCAGACGGATCACGCGGTCGCCGCCGCGCCCGTGCTCGTCGGCTTCCTCATCGGCCTCGTCCCGCTCGCGGTGCAGTTCGTCATCCAGCGGACGTTCTACGCGTACGGGGACACCCGGACGCCGTTCTGGTTCACGGTGTTCCAGGGCGCCCTCTCCGTCGGCTTCGCGACGATCGCGTTCGCGCTCTTCCGCTCCGAGGAGCTCCTCGGCCTGCTCACCCCCGCGATCGCGGCCGGCCAGTCGCTCTCGAGCCTCGCCCAGGTGATCCTCGCGTCCTGGCTGCTGCGCCGGCGTCTCGGGCCCCTGGGGATGGGGTCGTCGATCTGGGCGCTCGTCCGCTTCACGCTCGCCGCGCTCCCCGCCGCCGCCGCCGGATACGGCGTCTACGTGCTGGCCGGGGCGTCGGAGGGATGGATGGCCGCGGACAAGCTCTGGGCCGTCCTCGCGTGCCTCCTCATCGGGGCGGTCGTCGCGGCCGTCTACGTCGTCGTCCTCGCCCTCTTCCGCGCCCCCGAGCTGAAGGCCCTCACCGCGCTCGCGCGCGGCAGGCTCGGCCGCTGA
- a CDS encoding ParB/RepB/Spo0J family partition protein: MAKRTGLGRGIGALIPTSESTDERPVDVFFPGGTKSKKPVQTDAAVSDSPKDGGGELVAVPGARLVQIDPAAIVPNPRQPRTHFDADDLAELVHSVRQFGVLQPVVVREKGDGTYELIMGERRTRAARDAGLTEMPAIIRDTADEDLLRDALLENLHRSQLNPLEEASAYQQLLEDFGITQETLATRIGRSRPQISNTIRLLRLPVPVQHRVAAGVLSAGHARAILSLETEEQMQQLADKIVNEDLSVRAAEAAAKAAAAAGSAPASTRPRPQGGARRAYLDDVATRLGDRLSTKVKIKLTARKGQVTIDFASIQDLNRMLEEIGEKAYGE, encoded by the coding sequence ATGGCGAAGCGAACAGGCCTGGGGCGAGGGATCGGCGCCCTCATCCCGACGTCCGAGTCGACGGACGAGCGGCCGGTCGACGTGTTCTTCCCCGGCGGGACGAAGTCGAAGAAGCCGGTCCAGACCGACGCCGCCGTCTCGGACTCTCCGAAGGACGGCGGCGGGGAGCTCGTGGCGGTCCCCGGCGCGCGACTCGTGCAGATCGACCCCGCCGCGATCGTGCCGAACCCCCGGCAGCCGCGCACCCACTTCGACGCCGACGACCTCGCCGAGCTCGTCCACAGCGTGAGGCAGTTCGGCGTGCTGCAGCCCGTCGTCGTCCGGGAGAAGGGCGACGGCACCTATGAGCTCATCATGGGGGAGCGCAGGACGCGGGCGGCGCGCGACGCGGGCCTCACGGAGATGCCCGCGATCATCCGCGACACCGCCGACGAGGATCTGCTGCGCGATGCGCTGCTCGAGAACCTGCACCGATCGCAGCTCAACCCGCTCGAGGAGGCGTCTGCGTATCAGCAGCTGCTCGAGGACTTCGGGATCACGCAGGAGACCCTCGCCACCCGCATCGGCCGGTCTCGTCCGCAGATCAGCAACACCATCCGGCTGCTTCGGCTTCCGGTGCCCGTCCAGCACCGCGTCGCGGCGGGCGTGCTGAGTGCAGGCCATGCGCGCGCGATCCTGTCCCTCGAGACCGAGGAGCAGATGCAGCAGCTCGCCGACAAGATCGTGAACGAGGATCTGTCCGTGCGCGCGGCCGAGGCGGCAGCGAAGGCGGCCGCGGCCGCCGGCTCCGCTCCGGCGTCGACGCGGCCGCGCCCGCAGGGCGGGGCGCGCCGCGCCTACCTCGACGACGTGGCGACGCGACTCGGCGATCGGCTGAGCACAAAGGTCAAGATCAAGTTGACGGCCAGAAAAGGCCAGGTCACGATCGATTTCGCGTCGATTCAGGACCTCAATCGAATGCTCGAGGAGATCGGCGAGAAGGCCTACGGCGAATAA
- a CDS encoding tryptophan synthase subunit alpha has product MENPAAPVPRRRASVEVLRAEASDELAALVHERLREGEDPWDFMEDLPTVDELVVFTLRAEHIEADGGLRPTHARNQRLLRQIAAEYPELTKAVWRLVGQENTHRRWDAVVRVVDRG; this is encoded by the coding sequence GTGGAAAACCCTGCAGCACCCGTCCCTCGCCGACGCGCGAGCGTGGAGGTGCTGCGCGCCGAGGCGTCGGACGAGCTGGCCGCGCTCGTGCATGAGCGCCTGCGCGAGGGCGAGGACCCGTGGGACTTCATGGAGGACCTGCCGACGGTGGACGAGCTCGTCGTCTTCACGCTGCGCGCGGAGCACATCGAGGCGGATGGCGGCCTGCGGCCGACGCACGCGCGGAACCAGCGCCTGCTGCGTCAGATCGCGGCCGAGTACCCCGAGCTCACGAAGGCCGTGTGGCGGCTCGTGGGACAGGAGAACACCCACCGGCGCTGGGACGCCGTGGTGAGGGTCGTGGACCGAGGCTGA